One segment of Drosophila mauritiana strain mau12 chromosome 3R, ASM438214v1, whole genome shotgun sequence DNA contains the following:
- the LOC117142682 gene encoding phenylalanine--tRNA ligase beta subunit: protein MPTIGVKRDLLFEALGKTYTDDEFQDLCFAFGLELDEVTTEKQMLTKEQGDVAAAANASEEIIYRIDIPANRYDLLCLEGLVTGLLVFQGKLKPPKFQFVEPAKRQVLKIDPSTAQIRPYAVAAVLRNVTFTQASYNSFIDLQDKLHQNICRKRTLVAIGTHDLDTLQGPFSYEALAPNQIKFKPLNQTKEMTGRELMDFYSTHAQLKQYLPIIRESPVYPVIYDANRVVLSLPPIINGDHSKISLKTKNVFIECTATDRTKAKVVLDTIVCLFSEHCAQKFTVEPCDVVQPDGSVISYPELEVREERISVKRANAYIGIDEPAEKLADMLTRMYLEAKVDGDSLVVKIPPTRHDVIHACDIYEDVAIAYGYNNIKKSLPAFMQIAKQFPLNKLTEQLREQVAQAGFTEALTFTLCSRDDIGRKLNKNIDALPAVHIGNPKTLEFQVVRTTLLPGLLKTLVANRKMPLPLKLFEISDVVVADESTEVGARNERRVCAVNCNKTAGFEVVHGLLDRVMQLLSVPWKSASGTKGYYLQATEDPSYFPGRCAYVMYDGVVIGKIGVLHPTVLQAFELTTPCSAVEFTIEPFV from the exons ATGCCCACCATTGGAGTTAAACGGGATCTGCTCTTCGAGGCGCTCGGCAAGACGTACA CCGATGATGAGTTCCAGGATCTCTGCTTTGCCTTCGGGTTGGAGCTGGACGAAGTG ACCACGGAGAAGCAGATGCTGACCAAGGAACAGGGCGATGTGGCAGCGGCGGCCAATGCCAGCGAGGAGATCATCTATAGAATCGACATACCCGCCAACCGGTATGATCTGCTCTGTTTGGAGGGTCTCGTCACGGGTCTGCTAGTGTTCCAGGGAAA ACTCAAGCCGCCTAAGTTCCAGTTTGTGGAGCCGGCCAAGAGGCAGGTGCTGAAGATTGACCCTTCGACGGCACAGATCCGTCCCTACGCCGTGGCCGCTGTGCTTCGGAACGTGACTTTTACGCAGGCCTCCTACAACAGCTTCATCGATCTGCAGGACAAGCTGCATCAGAACATCTGCCGCAAACGTACGCTGGTGGCTATCGGAACGCATGATCTGGACACCCTACAGGGACCTTTCAGCTACGAGGCTCTGGCGCCGAATCAAATCAAGTTCAAGCCACTTAACCAAACCAAGGAAATGACTGGCAGAGAGCTTATGGACTTCTATTCCACGCATGCGCAGCTGAAGCAATATCTGCCAATCATTCGGGAATCACCGGTTTATCCAGTGATCTATGATGCCAACCGTGTGGTGCTTTCACTGCCGCCCATCATCAACGGTGATCATTCCAAGATCTCGCTGAAGACCAAGAACGTGTTCATCGAGTGCACGGCCACGGATAGAACGAAGGCGAAGGTGGTGCTGGACACCATTGTATGCCTCTTCTCCGAGCACTGCGCCCAGAAGTTTACCGTGGAGCCGTGCGATGTGGTGCAACCCGATGGCAGTGTGATATCCTATCCGGAACTGGAGGTGCGCGAGGAGCGGATATCGGTGAAGCGCGCCAATGCCTATATTGGCATCGATGAGCCGGCGGAAAAGCTCGCAGATATGCTGACGCGCATGTATCTGGAGGCCAAGGTCGATGGCGACTCGCTGGTGGTTAAAATCCCGCCCACGCGTCACGACGTGATCCACGCGTGTGACATCTACGAGGACGTGGCTATTGCCTATGGCTACAACAACATTAAGAAGTCGCTGCCTGCATTCATGCAAATAGCCAAGCAATTCCCACTGAACAAACTGACCGAACAACTGCGCGAACAGGTGGCCCAGGCGGGCTTCACCGAGGCGCTGACTTTCACGCTCTGCTCACGGGATGACATTGGGCGCAAGCTGAACAAGAACATCGACGCCCTGCCGGCCGTGCACATAGGCAATCCCAAGACCCTGGAATTCCAAGTAGTGCGCACGACCCTATTGCCCGGTCTCCTCAAGACGCTGGTGGCCAATCGCAAGATGCCGCTGCCCCTGAAGCTCTTCGAGATCAGCGACGTGGTGGTTGCGGATGAAAGCACGGAAGTTGGTGCCCGCAATGAGCGAAGGGTGTGTGCTGTAAACTGCAATAAGACCGCCGGCTTCGAGGTAGTCCACGGCCTGCTAGATCGCGTGATGCAATTGCTCTCTGTGCCCTGGAAATCGGCTAGCGGCACCAAGGGATATTACCTTCAGGCTACAGAGG ATCCCAGCTACTTCCCCGGTCGCTGTGCTTATGTGATGTACGACGGTGTTGTCATCGGCAAGATTGGTGTTTTGCATCCCACAGTGCTGCAAGCCTTCGAGCTGACCACGCCCTGTTCGGCGGTGGAGTTCACCATTGAGCCTTTCGTCTAA